In Cercospora beticola chromosome 3, complete sequence, the following proteins share a genomic window:
- a CDS encoding uncharacterized protein (MEROPS:MER0000412) — translation MLSSACILGLLFSATASAQFVTPPTDLTTTAGYLDIPVRWKEVPEGICELTPGVKSYSGYVDVFEDQHVFFWFFESRNGSPEEAPLTVWINGGPGSSSMIGLFQELGPCGVDADGNVYTNEHAWNNASNMLFIDHPAQVGFSYSTPVSGYETKSSQVAQLPNATCFGFAGDTCGTYSYPNLTNTANSTADAAPSMWRTLQGFMGAFPQYSRNEFNFATESYGGHYGPIFNAYIESQNDLIEKSSLPGAHHIKLSTLLIGNGWYDPLVQYAAFYNFTVFPGNTYDYDPYNQSTKNQLYNAMYGPGNCYDRTLDCYNRGINEICSAADTFCANEVESVLDNVANRDEYDIRELSPDPFPYSYYVDYLNTPKVQQAIGAFVNFSESNSAVGNAFGSTGDDDRESGTIAAVRSLVEDGIYVVQFAGDADYNCNGGQVIAEKVNAPGFSSAGYENVTTLDNIVHGQVK, via the exons ATGCTGTCCAGTGCTTGCATTCTTGGGCTGCTTTTCTCTGCCACCGCGAGTGCCCAATTCGTAACGCCTCCGACAGATCTAACGACCACAGCAGGATACCTCGATATTCCAGTCCGATGGAAGGAAGTGCCTGAAGGCATTTGCGAATTGACACCAGGAGTGAAAAGCTATTCAGGATATGTCGACGTTTTCGAAGATCAGCATGTCTTTTTCTGGTTCTTCGAAAGCCGCAACGGAAGTCCAGAAGAAGCGCCCTTGACAGTCTGGATCAATGGAGGACCAGGATCATCTTCCATGATTGGCCTCTTCCAGGAACTGGGGCCATGCGGTGTGGATGCAGATGGAAATGTCTATACGAATGAGCACGCCTGGAA CAATGCCTCGAACATGTTGTTCATCGACCATCCTGCTCAGGTGGGCTTCAGCTACTCGACTCCCGTTTCTGGATATGAGACGAAATCATCACAAGTTGCCCAGCTGCCAAATGCGACCTGCTTCGGTTTTGCTGGAGATACATGCGGAACTTACAGCTACCCAAATTTGACCAACACTGCCAACTCAACTGCTGATGCGGCACCGAGCATGTGGCGCACATTGCAAGGAT TCATGGGAGCCTTCCCGCAATATTCCAGGAACGAGTTCAATTTTGCAACTGAATCATATGGTGGACATTACGGACCCATATTCAACGCATACATCGAATCTCAAAATGACTTGATCGAGAAGTCCTCGTTGCCAGGAGCGCATCACATCAAGCTGTCGACTCTCTTGATCGGAAATG GATGGTACGACCCACTGGTACAGTACGCTGCTTTCTACAATTTCACGGTATTCCCCGGAAACACGTATGATTATGATCCATACAACCAGTCCACCAAAAATCAGTTGTACAACGCAATGTACGGACCTGGCAATTGCTATGACCGGACTCTGGATTGCTATAACAGAGGCATCAACGAG ATCTGTTCCGCAGCCGATACCTTCTGTGCCAACGAAGTGGAATCCGTTCTCGACAACGTGGCCAACCGCGACGAATATGATATCCGAGAACTTTCTCCCGATCCATTCCCATATTCTTACTACGTGGACTACCTCAATACGCCAAAAGTACAACAAGCCATCGGCGCATTCGTAAACTTCAGCGAATCCAACAGTGCCGTCGGCAATGCCTTTGGTAGCACAGGCGACGATGATCGAGAATCAGGCACGATCGCCGCAGTCCGCAGCTTAGTAGAAGACGGCATCTACGTCGTTCAATTCGCCGGAGACGCAGATTACAATTGTAa CGGCGGCCAAGTCATAGCCGAAAAGGTCAACGCACCAGGTTTCTCTTCCGCAGGCTACGAAAACGTCACGACTTTGGATAACATTGTTCACGGGCAAGTCAAATAA